A DNA window from Aythya fuligula isolate bAytFul2 chromosome 4, bAytFul2.pri, whole genome shotgun sequence contains the following coding sequences:
- the MOB1B gene encoding MOB kinase activator 1B, with amino-acid sequence MSFLFGSRSSKTFKPKKNIPEGSHQYELLKHAEATLGSGNLRMAVMLPEGEDLNEWVAVNTVDFFNQINMLYGTITDFCTEESCPVMSAGPKYEYHWADGTNIKKPIKCSAPKYIDYLMTWVQDQLDDETLFPSKIGVPFPKNFMSVAKTILKRLFRVYAHIYHQHFDPVIQLQEEAHLNTSFKHFIFFVQEFNLIDRRELAPLQELIEKLTSKDR; translated from the exons CGGCAGTCGCTCTTCCAAGACCTTCAAACCAAAGAAGAATATTCCCGAGGGTTCTCACCAGTACGAGCTGCTCAAACATGCCGAGGCCACGCTTGGAAGCGGTAACCTGCGGATGGCTGTTATGCTTCCCGAGGGTGAAGACTTAAATGAATGGGTTGCAGTTAACA CCGTCGACTTCTTCAACCAGATCAACATGCTTTATGGAACCATCACGGACTTCTGCACAGAGGAGAGTTGCCCGGTGATGTCTGCTGGCCCAAA ATACGAGTACCACTGGGCAGATGGGACAAACATAAAGAAGCCAATCAAGTGCTCTGCACCAAAGTACATAGATTACCTGATGACTTGGGTCCAGGATCAGCTGGATGATGAGACGctatttccttctaaaataG GTGTACCGTTCCCAAAGAATTTCATGTCAGTGGCAAAGACGATTTTAAAGCGTCTCTTCAGAGTTTACGCTCACATTTATCACCAGCACTTTGATCCAGTTatccagctgcaggaagaggcaCATCTTAACACTTCTTTCAAgcactttatattttttgttcag GAATTCAACCTTATTGACAGAAGAGAGCTTGCACCACTTCAAGAACTGATTGAAAAACTCACCTCTAAGGACAGATAA